The nucleotide window AAAGGACCTGTCAGGCCTGTCACAGAGAAGATAGTGCTGATAGTATGGGAGGTGGGGTTTATCAGTGCGTGGTAATTTTTAAATGCAAGCCTTGTGGTAATGATCCTGGCAAATTCGATCTCGTCAAGAGTAACCTTGTTTTCATAATGCCTCCCGTGTGCTTCTACCAGCACGTCAACGTTTTTTCCTTTTACAAGATCCCGGAAAAGGTGCCCTCCGCCGTACCGATCGTCCGCATGCGCTGTCCCGTTTATCACAAGGTCTACAACCCCGAGCCTTTCGTTCGGACAAGGTCCTGGCTGAGCAGGTACACCATTTAGCCAGATAGCATCCGCCCTTTCAAAACTGCATTTTTCGGCTACTGGCACCATCATAACTGCCATAGTTCCTGACATCACTCCAAATGTTCCGGTTGTGACCACATCCACGTCATCAACAGTCACCTCTTTCCCATCACGAACCATGGACTTGAGCTCGGCAGCTGTAAGGATTATGGCTTCTTTTTTTGCAATCTTCTCACTTATCTCTTCAATTGTTTTCATAGTACCCCAGTCTTTTCAATAATCTTCATAATATTCTGATATCCTCAAGCCTAACGTGAAGTCCAGAAGGTTTTTGGAAACACATATTCACCAGAGCCGTATGTGCAAGCCCTATCATGCAGTTGCCAGGTAGGAAATATTGACGGGTTCCGAACACAGGTGGCTTCTTTACAGTGCTGGCAATTCCTTCGAAAGCATGGACATGGTAGGCCTGAATATCATGGGCATCTTCTTTTCTTGCAACCATGGGACCTACGGTATGACATTCAATTACACCTGTGACCGGATTCGAACTCAGAACTCTTAAAGCGTGATATACCGGACATCCCGGACCTGCCGGACGGCCAGTTACGAGGTCTCCTTTTTTGATATCCCATTTTTCTACAAGGTCTGATCTGAAAGGAACTATAAACTTCCGGGCTGACGGTTCATCCGGAAATGGTAGGAGGACGAAGTCATATTCTTTTCCAGCCACATCTACACCGGAGTAAGTGATGTTTTTTGCCTCGATAGCGAGGTTTCTCAGGCTCAGAATCTTCTCCTGACTCACTTTTTCTTCTAAGGTTTTTTCTATACTGTAGAATGGGCACATATCCAACTCTGTTAATCCGGCTTCAAGTCTGGAAACAAAGTCCAAACAGGTCTGAGAGCCACAAGCCCCACAGTTTTTGCCAGGTGGACTCCATATATTCATCATCAGTCGCCTCGGTATAAGGGCTCCGGCATATCCAGCGGCCGAATAACTCCAAAGTGGTTTTTCCATCCGATTTCTTTTTTACCTATACATACCGTACATACACCAAGAGGAGGGGCACCTCTGAGCTTGATCTGCTCAGGCCCTATATCCGGATGATCGGCAATTCTCCTCATCAGGTATCGTAAACCGGTTCCCTGGACTGCATTTGTCTCTACAATGTCAATTTTCGGGACAACTTTTCGGATGCTTTCTCTGAAAACTTCCTTTTCTGCCTGGGACACCAGATCGGTTTTGGTAACAACTGCTGCATCTGCAAGAGCAAGCAAAGGTGCCATTTTGAGAGGAGAGTTTGTTCCTGAGATCGCACTGACGACTGCAATTCCAAGAGAGTATGTTGTGTAAGGAGTACACCTGAGACAGAGGCCTGCACTTTCAATTATCAGGATATTTCTTGAAAGACTCTCAGCCCAGCGTAACGCATCGTCAAGAACCAGAATTCCCATATGGTCAGGACAGATATCTCCGGAATAGATCTTTTTGACAGGAATATCGAACTCTTCTGCAAGTTCCTGATCTTCTGTGGCATGCACAACATCAATTTTCAGAAAGGCGGGAAGTGATCCTTCAGGGAGATTTTTTATAACCTGGCGAATAACAGCTGTTTTTCCTCCGCTAGGAGGGCCGGCAATGATGAGAAGTTTCATCCGGACTCACACCCTGTTCAACTGGAGGCTTTGCCTGGCCGGAGCCATCAGAACTTTTGCAGAAACGGAGGAAAAAGTAGCTCCCTGTCTGAGTTTTTCCCTGATTTGGTGGAGCCTGTCCTCGATTAAAGCAAGATCTTCAATAAGCTGCTGCTCCTCTCCGGTAGATTCGATTACAGACGCAACTCCACCATGTCTCATCACTATACGCCTGTCTGCCGTCAGAGCAAGATAAGGATCGTGTGTTACAAGGATGACTGCCTTATTTCCCCTTTGAAGAGACTGGATGACCCGATCTTTAAAAATACCTGCGTTTTCAATCTCATCAAGCAAAAGGATAGGGGTATCACTGATTACAAGGGCGTCTGCGATCATTAGGGAGCGAGTCTGTCCTCCGGATAAACCACTCATCCTGCTTTTGAGGCTAATCGGTTCACCTGTAAACGTATTTGCAAGATTCATTGTTTCTTCAAGCAAGTCTCCTCTTCCTGATTTCCGTGCTCTTATATGCATCAGCAGGAATTCTTCGACTGAGAGATCTGCCAGACAACGTGTGTTCTGGGTTATTAGAGCAATCGGTTTGAAGGCAGGCTCTCTTACGAAGGATTCAGGAGGTTCCTGACCATTAATAAGAACTCGTCTGCCTGTAATACTGTCTCCCTGCGCAAGTGTTTCGATATCATTGATTAAAGCTGACTTTCCTGAACCAGTTGGACCTACAATTGCAAGAGTGTCCCCTGGTCTTATTTCTATGGTTTCAAATCCTTCCTGTTCTCCAAGTCTGTTTTTCCCAGATTGAACCGTAAGGGTGAATTGCTTTGTCATGTACACAATTGTGATGATTCGATAGTTATAAGTTTTTCCATAAAACAGACAATTTTATCCCTAAAAGCCAAAATATACGCAAATTATGTCCTTTATTGGATACAAAAATAAAAATAATGGAAAGAATAGACGGATTCAAATCAACAATTTTCCCTTAATTTATATTTCCAGGAGATTACTACAAATTTAGATGGAAAAACAGTTACATACTTCTCGAAATTGTGCTGAAATTGATTATCTATGTTTAAATGTCTTTATGAGGTGTTAGGTCACAGCCAGTACACAGCAAACACATTGTTCGCGATTTATCGACACAGAGCGACTCATGGTCAAGCATGTCCTTCAACATACTTCCCAGTTTTAAAAGCCGTGCAGAATCTGGCCTGGTGATCTTTACATTTTTCCTGAGAGGATGGGGAGAAATTGGTCTGAGAATTGGAATTATACAACGGTTTGTA belongs to Methanosarcina barkeri 3 and includes:
- a CDS encoding ATP-binding cassette domain-containing protein, translated to MTKQFTLTVQSGKNRLGEQEGFETIEIRPGDTLAIVGPTGSGKSALINDIETLAQGDSITGRRVLINGQEPPESFVREPAFKPIALITQNTRCLADLSVEEFLLMHIRARKSGRGDLLEETMNLANTFTGEPISLKSRMSGLSGGQTRSLMIADALVISDTPILLLDEIENAGIFKDRVIQSLQRGNKAVILVTHDPYLALTADRRIVMRHGGVASVIESTGEEQQLIEDLALIEDRLHQIREKLRQGATFSSVSAKVLMAPARQSLQLNRV
- a CDS encoding (Fe-S)-binding protein gives rise to the protein MEKPLWSYSAAGYAGALIPRRLMMNIWSPPGKNCGACGSQTCLDFVSRLEAGLTELDMCPFYSIEKTLEEKVSQEKILSLRNLAIEAKNITYSGVDVAGKEYDFVLLPFPDEPSARKFIVPFRSDLVEKWDIKKGDLVTGRPAGPGCPVYHALRVLSSNPVTGVIECHTVGPMVARKEDAHDIQAYHVHAFEGIASTVKKPPVFGTRQYFLPGNCMIGLAHTALVNMCFQKPSGLHVRLEDIRIL
- a CDS encoding GTP-binding protein is translated as MKLLIIAGPPSGGKTAVIRQVIKNLPEGSLPAFLKIDVVHATEDQELAEEFDIPVKKIYSGDICPDHMGILVLDDALRWAESLSRNILIIESAGLCLRCTPYTTYSLGIAVVSAISGTNSPLKMAPLLALADAAVVTKTDLVSQAEKEVFRESIRKVVPKIDIVETNAVQGTGLRYLMRRIADHPDIGPEQIKLRGAPPLGVCTVCIGKKEIGWKNHFGVIRPLDMPEPLYRGD